A stretch of Arachis hypogaea cultivar Tifrunner chromosome 15, arahy.Tifrunner.gnm2.J5K5, whole genome shotgun sequence DNA encodes these proteins:
- the LOC112749399 gene encoding pyruvate dehydrogenase E1 component subunit alpha, mitochondrial-like, producing METSIPFTAHNCEPPSRSVTTSAAELHSFFSDMALMRRMEIAANSLYKAKLIRGFCHLYDSQEAVAVGMEAAITKKDCIIMAYRDHCTFLSRSGNLVKVFTELMGCRVEMSNDKGRSMYFYCKEGSLIAGNS from the exons ATGGAGACCTCAATCCCCTTCACCGCTCACAACTGCGAACCTCCATCGCGCTCCGTCACCACCTCCGCCGCAGAACTCCACTCTTTCTTCAGTGACATGGCCCTTATGCGCCGAATGGAGATCGCCGCTAACAGCCTCTACAAGGCTAAGCTCATTCGCGGCTTTTGCCACCTCTACGACAGTCAGGAGGCTGTCGCCGTCGGAATGGAGGCCGCCATCACCAAGAAGGATTGCATCATCATGGCGTACCGTGACCACTGCACCTTCCTCAGCCGCAGTGGAAACCTAGTCAAGGTTTTCACTGAGCTCATGGGATGCCGCGTCGAAATGTCCAACGACAAGGGCAGATCCATGTACTTTTACTGCAAGGAAG GTTCCTTAATAGCTGGGAACTCATAG
- the LOC112751692 gene encoding transcription factor bHLH36, which produces MGKGKEKELHQVTIWGLENNNNYNNNNINTEENKKWMHRETEKQRRQEMGKLCATLRSLLPLEYIKGKRSTSDHMYEAVNYINQLQNKVKKLQAKRDELKKHFSDLNNNNAIHDDDEDEDESILHLPPYVVVHPLQGVGVEIICSYSFKKCLCPLSRLLHILIGEGLNIINTISTKKNGRFIHTIQSEDPNISSSADYSELQRKLTEAIISSSSSLPETLIRPDESCLLYLDS; this is translated from the exons ATGGGAAAGGGTAAGGAGAAGGAGCTTCATCAGGTAACTATTTGGGgactagaaaataataataattataacaataataatattaatactgaAGAAAACAAGAAGTGGATGCATAGAGAGACAGAAAAACAAAGAAGGCAAGAGATGGGGAAGCTTTGTGCTACTCTTAGATCTCTTCTACCTTTAGAATATATTAAG GGAAAGAGGTCAACTTCTGATCACATGTATGAGGCTGTGAATTACATAAACCAGCTTCAGAATAAGGTGAAGAAGTTGCAAGCTAAGAGGGATGAATTAAAGAAGCATTTTTCTGATCTGAACAATAATAATGcaattcatgatgatgatgaagatgaagatgaaagtATTTTACATCTTCCACCCTATGTTGTTGTTCATCCTTTGCAAGGAGTAGGTGTTGAGATTATTTGCAGTTACAGCTTCAAGAAATGTTTGTGTCCCTTGTCAAGATTGCTACACATTCTTATTGGTGAAGGGCTTAACATAATCAACACTATTTCAACCAAAAAAAATGGGAGATTCATACACACTATCCAATCAGAG GATCCAAATATTAGTAGTAGTGCTGATTACTCTGAGCTGCAAAGAAAGCTTACAGAAGCAATAATATCATCATCTTCAA GTTTGCCAGAAACTTTGATTAGACCTGATGAAAGTTGCTTATTATATCTTGATTCTTGA